A portion of the Punica granatum isolate Tunisia-2019 chromosome 7, ASM765513v2, whole genome shotgun sequence genome contains these proteins:
- the LOC116214383 gene encoding caffeic acid 3-O-methyltransferase-like: MLESKLAKPDKVHTDENGADMMTKSLAKEKLHVCRNITANALVEFWNIGSGIGNGQGASGSELVALKLSKVSSSNLVNRENSLMGELWYHVKDAVLEGGLPFSKAYGGKTLFDYIPGDPMLKEVFNGAMSDNTSIVQKKILETYEGFMCLRTIVDVGGGTGTMLNLIVTKYPSIKGINFDLPHVIAEAPSYPGVEHVGGDMFISVPKGDAIFMKWISHNWGDEPLMKLLKNCHDALPQNGKVILADHILPQIPDTSIDTKVAFHLDSLMLVLCPGGKERTMEELEELAKRAGFRGFRVTSKVYGIAIMELFKEA; the protein is encoded by the exons atGTTGGAGTCTAAGTTAGCGAAACCagacaaagtgcacactgacgagaatggagctgatatgatgacaaaatcTCTCGCTAAGGAGAAGCTACATGTTTGTCGGAATATAACGG CAAACGCATTGGTGGAGTTTTGGAACATTGGCAGTGGCATTGGCAACGGACAAGGTGCATCTGGCTCTGAGCTTGTAGCTCTGAAGCTGAG TAAGGTCTCGAGTTCAAAtcttgtgaatagagaaaattcactgATGGGAGAGCTTT GGTATCATGTCAAAGATGCAGTTTTGGAGGGTGGCCTGCCTTTCAGCAAGGCCTACGGTGGGAAGACCCTGTTTGATTACATCCCCGGAGACCCAATGTTAAAAGAGGTATTTAATGGGGCAATGTCGGACAACACCAGCATCGTCCAGAAGAAGATCCTTGAGACGTATGAGGGCTTCATGTGCCTTAGGACCATAGTTGATGTCGGGGGCGGCACAGGTACTATGCTTAACCTGATCGTCACTAAGTACCCCTCCATAAAGGGCATCAATTTCGATCTGCCGCATGTGATTGCCGAAGCTCCATCTTACCCTG GTGTCGAACACGTTGGAGGAGACATGTTCATTAGTGTTCCTAAAGGAGATGCTATCTTCATGAAG TGGATATCTCACAACTGGGGAGACGAACCGCTAATGAAGCTCTTGAAGAACTGTCACGATGCGCTACCACAAAATGGGAAGGTGATCTTGGCGGATCATATACTTCCCCAGATACCAGACACCAGCATCGACACCAAGGTGGCATTTCATTTAGATTCCCTGATGTTGGTTCTTTGTCCTGGCGGAAAAGAGCGTACCATGGAGGAGCTCGAGGAATTAGCTAAAAGAGCGGGTTTCAGGGGCTTCCGAGTCACTTCTAAAGTCTATGGCATCGCCATTATGGAATTATTTAAGGAGGCTTGA